The nucleotide sequence ACATGGAAACTGTTGAGTGCAATTATTATGAGGACCATGAACACGATAGAATATGCAACCTTGCTGATGGTACTTTTTTCAAAAGAATTTTGCAAAGCCTGAAGAAACATACTGAATACGGTAAGCAAAATCAGAGAACCTAATAATTTCCCATTGACTATAAACTCATGAAATGCAAAGTTCAGTATGCCTTTGAACCATTGCTTCAGTGAAAACTTTTTTTCACCACTGATGAAATCATATAGACTGCCTTTCTGGCTTTCTGGTAAATAGCCATCATATTTGTTGATGATATCCTCCCAGAATCCTTTGAGTTCATCGATATTCAAGTCCTCAAGCTGAGCTCCGGCGATTTTATCCGGATTGATCAATGTGTTGGTTTTCTCTTCGTCACCAGCAGCTTGTACACCCGGAATGAAAAAAAATAGCTGGATCAATACAATGCCAAGTATGAACTGCAAACGCTGCTTCAACTATATTCACCTCTTTAAGAAAAGGCTCGCGATCAGCCCGGAATCAAGCGAATGATTGTTTCGATCATTACAGTAAGAATCGGAATGGCCATGGCCAGAATAAGAATTTTTCCGCCTAATTCTATTTTTGATGCAATAGCGCCCTGACCTGCATCCTTAGTGATTTGAGCTGCGAATTCGGCAATATAGGCGATTCCAATAATCTTTAGGATTGTTTCTACATAGACCAGATTTACTTTTGCATTGACTGCCAGCTTCTGGATCATAGAAATGATCTGGTAGATTTGATCAACGAGAAAAAGGAAGATAGCTGAACCTGTGAACACAATCAGCAAGAAAGCAAAGTTCGGCTTTTGTTCTTTGACAATCAGGGCCAGGAAAGTCGCGATCAGTGCTACGCCCGTTATTTGAAGGATTTCAATGGCAAAGCCCTCCCTTACCCTTGAAATAGGAATACTGATTTAATTTTTTGAAAGAGATCGTCGACAATGGAGGCAACCATGAAAAGGATGTAGATGAACCCAAACAAGGTTACCCACTGCGCATATTCCTTCTTTCCAACCTGATCGAGAATAGTGTGCAAAAATGCAACGACGATGCCTACACCTGCGATTTTAAAAATAATATCCACTTCGAGTCCCATCTTGTCCTCCTCCTAAACGCTACATCAGTAAGATGATTAATAATAAGCCAGATAAAAAGCCGATACTTTTCACCATTTTCTCGTATTTCATTTGTTTTTCGCAGGCATCCGCTTCTTCTCTTTCCAGATGGGAGATCGTTAGCAGGATCTGTTTTTGCTGTGAATGCCGATCATGCCTGCCGAGCGTCTCACCAAATTGTTTCATGATTTCAAACTCTCCCTGTTTGAAGGCAGTTAGTTTCCAGACTTCTTTCAGGCTCTCTTCCCATGCGGCTTTCACCGTTGTATCGGATTCCGTCAACTTTTTGGAAAAAGCTTCGAAAAACCAGGATAAAGGCTTAGACATCTGGGCAGCGAGCTTTCTCGAGGCATCGTGTAAGGGTGTATGGCCATACATGATTTCTGCCTCCAAAGATTGCAATGCAGATTTCAGGAGCCGAAGCTGCCTTGGGCGCTCACTAAGGTGCCTGGATGCCTCGAAACCTGTCCAAGTCGTGGCCAGGATAATCAAAATAGCGCCGATTATTTTTACCATTTATGTCACTCTCACTTTTTGGCGAATTTCTTTGCCGCTTGCTTCCCTGATTGAGATGATTGTTCCAGGACCAGAAATTCTTCCAAGCTCCACAAATCTATCAAAAATCCCCATCTCCAGAATCGGTTTTAAGGTTGGCCTTTTTTGGATATCCACGAGCGAATCTCCATGTGTAGTCATGATTAATTTTATCCCTGCATTAACAGCTTCAAGAATCGCTTCTCCGTCCTCTTTGCGGCCTATCTCATCAACAACCAGGACATCGGGGCTCATCGAGCGGATCATCATCATCATGCCCTCGGCCTTCGGGCATGAATCGAGGATATCTACTCTCGGTCCAAATGTTAGCTGGGGAACCCCTTTTACACATCCTGCTATTTCTGATCTCTCATCAACAATTCCAGCTTTTAGAGGCGGCAGTTTTTTCTCGGGAACCCCGCTTGAAATCATCCTCGCTATATCCCTGAGCAATGTGGTCTTCCCTGTCTGGGGAGGGCCAATGATCATCGTATGCTTCCAGCCGTTCTGGTAAATATATGGAAGCAACGGTTCTGCAATCCCGATTTTTTCCCTGGCAATCCTCAAATTAAAGGAAGAGATATCCCTAATCGCTTTGACAAACCCATTTTCCAGGATTACCTTTCCCGCAAGTCCGACACGATGACCTCCGGCAATTGTGATATAGCCTCGCTTTAATTCTTCCTCCAGGGTATACATAGAAAAATGCCCTAGCTTGTTCAACAGCTGGACAGCATCCTCAGGCGGAATGATATACGGCAAGAATTGAGGCTTTCCTCTTACCGTTATTTCAAGCGGCCGGTTAATCCGTATCCGCACTTCTTCCATCCCATCTTTGTCATTAGGAGGCACTGCATCCAGCAATTCGGCAATTCGTTTCGGCAAAAAAGATAAGATATCGTCCATCATTAATCCTCCTGACAATACGCTTACTTAATATGTATGCCTGCTTGGCCACTTTATGACCTGTAGATTCCTGAATGGCTGATAGACAAATTTGTTTTGTGTTTGTTTAAGAATGATACGCAGATTTTTTGATAAAAGATTTGGGCTGTTCGACCAAAAGGAAATAATATGGCTTTTAAACGAAAAGAATAGTATTGAAAGGAGTTGATAAACATGAATGAGGATCACCAGAAGTTCCAAAAAGTTCAGAGAGCCGACCGAGCGTCTTACCTTGGTGGTGGAAGAAGTCCAAAGGAATCACCTATGACAGACACGAAATATAACAACAAGAATGACACCGACAAAGCACCGGGAGCTGGCGAGTAATCGCTTTCTATTCGGTTGTCCTTTCCACGCTTTTTTCTATGACCGTTATTTGTTTTTCAATAACAACATAGAAATAGGTAATAGAAAAAGAAGTGTGGAGGGATGATCGATGGTTAATGGATTGTATAATGGCTACCGGGGAAACGATACTGGGAATGGAAAGAAGATCACCGTTAGTGGTGAGGGTTCTGTGTTCGCTGCGCCAAATAGGGCGACAGCTACGGTTGGCGTGCGGACGGAAAATCAAAACCTGCAAATTGCACAGGCCGAAAATGCCGAAAAATCAAATGCAATGTTAGCATCCTTGCAAAAACTTGGGATTGCAAAGGATGATATTAAAACCGCAGATTTCCGGATTGACCCTATCTATACCTATGAGGACGGCAAGCAGATATTCCAGGGATATCGTGTCACACATCTGTACAGCATCACGATCAGGAACCTTGCCCAGGCAGGCTTGATCATCGACACCGCTGTTGAAAATGGCGCAAACGAGATAATGAACATACAATTTTCAGTTGCAGAGCCTCAGGAATTGTACAATAGGGCGCTTTCAATGGCAGTGATAGATTCATACAACAAAGCTCAAACAGTAGCTCGGACTTTAGGAATTCAAACTCCTATTTCCCCTCTTTCGATTACCGAGGAAACCCAAAAAGGTGCGCCTGGTCCATTTCTTGTGGCTTCACTTGATACAAGCGGCGGAGGCGGGACGCCGATCGAACCGGGGAAACTGGAAATCAAAGCCACTGTAACAGGAACATATATTAGTTTATGAATTTAAAAAAGTCAGGCGGAAAGCCTGGCTTTTTTGTCGTAAAAAAAGGCGAGTGGTAGTAAACTGAATATGAAACCTCTCCTGACACAAATTGTCTATATCCACTTTAGTATTTTTGAGTTAAAATACCTCTATAAGTATATTAAGGGGAGATCTTCATGAAGAAAATATTCGCGTCATTTATGTTAATATTGTTGATTACCGGCTGTTCAGGCGGTTCATATACTGATGTTTCAGTAGACGAGGCAAAAGAATTGATAGATAGTGAAGAAGTTCAAGTTTTGGATGTACGTACTCCTGATGAATTCGCAGCAGGACATATTCCAGGAGCAAAATTAGTTCCTTTGCAAGTCATTGAGAGCATGCTTTCCGAGCTTGATCAAGACCAGAAATACTTAGTAGTCTGCCGCAGCGGCAGTCGCTCTACACAGGCTAGCGGAATCCTCGTGGAAAACGGCTTCAAGAATATTTACAATATGACCGGCGGCATGAATGAGTGGAAATTTGAGATTGGGCAATAAGAAAAGCGCAAGCGCTGATCAACTGCGATTAGCGCAGAAAACCAATTAAGCATCTCGGAACTCCGGGATGCTTTTTCCATATAAAAAAACCTGCTTTGCAGCAGGTTTTTTGATTATGAATTATGCACGGGATACATAAGATGCATCTGTTGTGTTAATGACAAGTCTGTCGCCTTGGTTTATGAAGAAAGGAACCTGTACTGTAAGGCCAGTTTCCAATGTCGCAGACTTAGTACCGCCAGAAGAAGTGTCACCCTTGATACCAGGTTCTGTTTCTGTTACTTCAAGTTCAACAGTGTTTGGAAGCTCGACACCAAGAGTTTCGTGGCCGAATTGCATGATATATACTTCCATGTTTTCCTTAAGGAATTTCAACTCATATTCAATATAAGTGCCTGGTAATTCAATTTGCTCGTAAGACTCATTGTCCATGAATACGTGCTGGTCGCCGCTTGCATATAGGTATTGCATTTTGCGGTTCTCAATCTGTGCTTTCGCTACTTTTTCACCAGCGCGGAAAGTTTTTTCCTGGATTGCGCCTGTACGAAGGTTGCGAAGCTTTGAACGAACGAAGGCAGCTCCTTTTCCTGGCTTTACGTGTTGGAAATCAAGTACACGCCAAATCCCATTGTCCACTTCGATTGTTAAACCTGTACGGAAATCGTTAACTGAAATCATTATTTGTCCTCCTAATGTGTCCTATAATATGATGAGTTCCTTTGTAGAATGTGTCAGTGACTCATTATGGTCTTTTGTAATAACAGTATCGTCCTCTATTCTTACTCCGCCCAGTCCAGCAATGTAGATCCCTGGCTCGACAGTCACAACCATACCAGTTTCAAGGACGGTATCAGATCTGAATGACAGACCAGGTCCTTCATGTACTTCGAGTCCGATTCCATGGCCTGTAGAATGGCCAAAATACTCTCCGTATCCTTTTTCCGTGATAAAGTTGCGTGTAAGGGCATCAGCTTCTTTGCCTGTCATGCCGGGCTTGATGCCTGCCATTCCTCGAAGCTGGGCTTCAAGTACAATATCATAGATTTCCTTTAGCTTGTCTGAAGGGCTGCCTACGGCTAATGTACGGGTAATATCAGATACATACCCATTATAATATGCACCATAATCCAGGGTTACAAAGTCCCCTGTTTCAATCACCTTGTCACTTGCTACTCCGTGCGGAAGTGCTGAGCGATAGCCTGATGCTACAATGATATCGAATGAAGAGGATGTTGCTCCCTGTTTTCTCATGAAGAATTCCAGTTCATTTGATACTTCCAGCTCTGTCCTGCCCGGACGGATAAACTCAAGTATATGTGTAAATGCAGCATCTGCGATGGCTGCTGCTTCCTTTAATATCTTAATCTCTGAATCAGTCTTAATCAAGCGTAACTTTTCGATTTCGCCTGATACGGGCACTAATTCAGCTTCCACGCCCTTATCGAATGTTTTATAGGCTGAATATGTAACATGGTTTTCTTCGAAGCCAAGCTTTTTGATTCCCAGGTTTTTGGCTTGAGCTGCTACTTCATCCTGAATCAGTCCTTTATGCACCACTACCTCATAACCTTCGCATTGTTTAGCAGCCTGCTCAGTATACCTGAAATCCGTGATGAATAATGCTTTTTCTGCACTGATCAGCACCATGCCGGCAGAACCAGTGAACCCTGTCATATATCTGCGGTTGTAATCACTTGTGACTAACATTCCATCGATTCCGAGCCTTTGAAAGCTTTCGCGTAATTTTTGAATTTTTTCCATAACCTATTCCTCCCCTTTTGCTTCTCTTTTGAATGCTTCAAGCGCCAATTCATAGCCAAGAAAGCCTAGACCTGCAATCTGCCCCTTTGATACTGGAGCAATCACCGATTTGTGCCTGAATTCCTCTCTCTGATAAACATTGGAAATATGTACTTCGATAACGGGACAATTAATTCCTGCAATCGCATCCCTAATGGCGTAACTATAATGCGTGAAAGCCCCCGGGTTAAAAATAATACCATCTATACCAGTGTCTTCTGCCTCATGGAGTTTGTCAATCAGTTCTCCTTCATGATTCGATTGGAAGCAAATGACCTCAAACTGGATTTCCGCTCCACGCTGAGCCATCCGTTTTTCCAAATCCTCCAAAGTCCCGTCACCGTAAATTCCCGGCTCTCTTTTTCCCAAACGGTTCAAGTTTGGGCCATTGAGCAAAAGTATTTTTTTCATAATAGGCTCCCGTAAAAAAAGAATGTTCAATAAGAACATTCTATCATAATTGATTTCGTTATAACTACCGCGAGACGCTCAGGAGGTAATTTCCTGCTGATTTTTCTCCGTGTTGCGATTTTCATTTTCCTCATATGATATTGAATAGCCAACAAAAACACCATAAAGGATATAAAAGCAAATCGATGTGATCAACGTATTCCTTGACAGGTCCCAAAATGGTTTAATGCCCGGAAACAGCGGATTGAGCACATAGAAAACAAGGAAAAACAGCACTAACCCAAATGCAGCGCCAGCCCATATGGACTTAAGCTTTCTCATTAATGCATAATACACAAGAGCTGCTCCTGTTGAAAAAAGGCCAATCACTATAATGGATATGACTGTACCAAGCCATTGCTCCTTCCAGCCTCCTAGTGCCCATGGCTCAAGAATGACATTTGGACGGATTTCTGTAAAGTTGAAGATATAGGCTAAATAAGCAAGCGAACTCCAAAAAATCCCTCCAAATAACCCGGTGATGATGGTCATCGCGATGAAAGACATTGGTTCTTCCCTTTGATTCTGTTCAAGGTTTTCATGATTTTCTGCCATTAATTGCACCTCCACCCTTAGTATGTCCCGGACAGACCAATCAATTGCACATCTGGAAAATTTGTTGAAGAGGCTGTCCTCTATATAGAGGTTTGTGCTAATTTTTAGTAAAATAAAATTAACAGAACAAGAGTGTTCAATAATAATGAAAATGTAATTCTGTCGTTTAAAGCACTTTTAAAAAGGAAAAAGTAGCAGGAGAAGAGTATAAAATCGGAGAATTTGTATAAAGTAATCGTTGGCTAGTTTAAAAGCTGGAAAAATTGCTCATGATACTAG is from Mesobacillus boroniphilus and encodes:
- the aroQ gene encoding type II 3-dehydroquinate dehydratase; amino-acid sequence: MKKILLLNGPNLNRLGKREPGIYGDGTLEDLEKRMAQRGAEIQFEVICFQSNHEGELIDKLHEAEDTGIDGIIFNPGAFTHYSYAIRDAIAGINCPVIEVHISNVYQREEFRHKSVIAPVSKGQIAGLGFLGYELALEAFKREAKGEE
- the efp gene encoding elongation factor P — encoded protein: MISVNDFRTGLTIEVDNGIWRVLDFQHVKPGKGAAFVRSKLRNLRTGAIQEKTFRAGEKVAKAQIENRKMQYLYASGDQHVFMDNESYEQIELPGTYIEYELKFLKENMEVYIMQFGHETLGVELPNTVELEVTETEPGIKGDTSSGGTKSATLETGLTVQVPFFINQGDRLVINTTDASYVSRA
- a CDS encoding rhodanese-like domain-containing protein translates to MKKIFASFMLILLITGCSGGSYTDVSVDEAKELIDSEEVQVLDVRTPDEFAAGHIPGAKLVPLQVIESMLSELDQDQKYLVVCRSGSRSTQASGILVENGFKNIYNMTGGMNEWKFEIGQ
- a CDS encoding SIMPL domain-containing protein — its product is MVNGLYNGYRGNDTGNGKKITVSGEGSVFAAPNRATATVGVRTENQNLQIAQAENAEKSNAMLASLQKLGIAKDDIKTADFRIDPIYTYEDGKQIFQGYRVTHLYSITIRNLAQAGLIIDTAVENGANEIMNIQFSVAEPQELYNRALSMAVIDSYNKAQTVARTLGIQTPISPLSITEETQKGAPGPFLVASLDTSGGGGTPIEPGKLEIKATVTGTYISL
- the spoIIIAB gene encoding stage III sporulation protein SpoIIIAB, with product MVKIIGAILIILATTWTGFEASRHLSERPRQLRLLKSALQSLEAEIMYGHTPLHDASRKLAAQMSKPLSWFFEAFSKKLTESDTTVKAAWEESLKEVWKLTAFKQGEFEIMKQFGETLGRHDRHSQQKQILLTISHLEREEADACEKQMKYEKMVKSIGFLSGLLLIILLM
- a CDS encoding YqhR family membrane protein; the encoded protein is MAENHENLEQNQREEPMSFIAMTIITGLFGGIFWSSLAYLAYIFNFTEIRPNVILEPWALGGWKEQWLGTVISIIVIGLFSTGAALVYYALMRKLKSIWAGAAFGLVLFFLVFYVLNPLFPGIKPFWDLSRNTLITSICFYILYGVFVGYSISYEENENRNTEKNQQEITS
- the spoIIIAA gene encoding stage III sporulation protein AA produces the protein MDDILSFLPKRIAELLDAVPPNDKDGMEEVRIRINRPLEITVRGKPQFLPYIIPPEDAVQLLNKLGHFSMYTLEEELKRGYITIAGGHRVGLAGKVILENGFVKAIRDISSFNLRIAREKIGIAEPLLPYIYQNGWKHTMIIGPPQTGKTTLLRDIARMISSGVPEKKLPPLKAGIVDERSEIAGCVKGVPQLTFGPRVDILDSCPKAEGMMMMIRSMSPDVLVVDEIGRKEDGEAILEAVNAGIKLIMTTHGDSLVDIQKRPTLKPILEMGIFDRFVELGRISGPGTIISIREASGKEIRQKVRVT
- the spoIIIAD gene encoding stage III sporulation protein AD, with protein sequence MEILQITGVALIATFLALIVKEQKPNFAFLLIVFTGSAIFLFLVDQIYQIISMIQKLAVNAKVNLVYVETILKIIGIAYIAEFAAQITKDAGQGAIASKIELGGKILILAMAIPILTVMIETIIRLIPG
- a CDS encoding M24 family metallopeptidase — translated: MEKIQKLRESFQRLGIDGMLVTSDYNRRYMTGFTGSAGMVLISAEKALFITDFRYTEQAAKQCEGYEVVVHKGLIQDEVAAQAKNLGIKKLGFEENHVTYSAYKTFDKGVEAELVPVSGEIEKLRLIKTDSEIKILKEAAAIADAAFTHILEFIRPGRTELEVSNELEFFMRKQGATSSSFDIIVASGYRSALPHGVASDKVIETGDFVTLDYGAYYNGYVSDITRTLAVGSPSDKLKEIYDIVLEAQLRGMAGIKPGMTGKEADALTRNFITEKGYGEYFGHSTGHGIGLEVHEGPGLSFRSDTVLETGMVVTVEPGIYIAGLGGVRIEDDTVITKDHNESLTHSTKELIIL
- the spoIIIAC gene encoding stage III sporulation protein AC, producing the protein MGLEVDIIFKIAGVGIVVAFLHTILDQVGKKEYAQWVTLFGFIYILFMVASIVDDLFQKIKSVFLFQG